A region of Leifsonia xyli DNA encodes the following proteins:
- a CDS encoding 2-oxoisovalerate dehydrogenase: MTLMHDAPASPGAADAPVTMTMAQALNHALADALAADPSVLVFGEDVGTLGGVFRITDGLTARFGEGRCFDTPLAESGIVGTAVGMAMNGMRPVVEMQFDAFAYPAFEQVVDHVAKMGNRTRGAIRLPMVIRIPYAGGIGGVEHHSDSSEAYYVHTPGLTVVSPATPQDAYSLLRAAIAYPDPVVFLEPKKLYWSTGEVDTQAPLPELGRARIAREGTDATLIAYGPSVPVALAAAEAAAEDGRSLGVIDLRSLVPFDDETVCEAVRATGRAVVIAEAPGFASMAAEIAARVSERCFHHLLAPVRRVTGFDTPFAPPKLEKFYLPDVDRVLDAVDALQWEDA, encoded by the coding sequence ATGACGCTCATGCACGACGCCCCCGCCTCGCCCGGCGCCGCCGACGCACCGGTCACGATGACCATGGCTCAGGCGCTCAACCATGCGCTCGCCGACGCCCTCGCCGCCGACCCGTCGGTCCTCGTCTTCGGGGAGGACGTCGGGACGCTCGGCGGCGTGTTCCGCATCACCGACGGCCTCACCGCGCGCTTCGGGGAGGGCCGCTGCTTCGACACCCCGCTCGCCGAGTCGGGCATCGTCGGCACCGCGGTCGGCATGGCCATGAACGGGATGCGCCCGGTCGTCGAGATGCAGTTCGACGCCTTCGCGTACCCCGCGTTCGAGCAGGTGGTCGACCACGTCGCCAAGATGGGCAACCGCACTCGCGGCGCCATCCGGCTGCCGATGGTCATCCGCATCCCCTACGCGGGCGGGATCGGCGGGGTGGAGCATCACTCCGACTCGTCCGAGGCGTACTACGTGCACACGCCCGGCCTGACCGTGGTGTCGCCGGCGACCCCGCAGGACGCGTACAGCCTGCTGCGTGCGGCGATCGCGTATCCCGACCCGGTCGTGTTCCTCGAGCCGAAGAAGCTGTACTGGTCCACCGGGGAGGTCGACACACAGGCGCCGCTCCCGGAGCTCGGCCGGGCGCGCATCGCCCGCGAGGGGACCGACGCGACGCTGATCGCGTACGGACCCTCGGTTCCGGTCGCGCTCGCAGCGGCGGAGGCCGCCGCCGAGGACGGCCGCAGCCTCGGCGTCATCGACCTCCGGTCGCTGGTGCCGTTCGACGACGAGACCGTGTGCGAGGCGGTCCGCGCCACCGGACGCGCGGTCGTGATCGCCGAGGCGCCGGGATTCGCGAGCATGGCCGCCGAGATCGCCGCGCGCGTCTCCGAGCGCTGCTTCCACCACCTCCTCGCGCCGGTCCGCCGGGTCACCGGCTTCGACACGCCGTTCGCGCCGCCGAAGCTCGAGAAGTTCTACCTGCCCGACGTCGACCGGGTGCTGGACGCGGTGGATGCGTTGCAGTGGGAGGACGCATGA
- a CDS encoding nitroreductase, giving the protein MGDLAARVAARRSYSRVTPDAPTHDELLPLVAAAGRVADHSALHPWRVIELRGEARTRLGEAFVKDAHASGPEAEKLAAKPLRSSLLLAIVSVRTKSEKVPGWEQDAVASGVAHILSLLLHDAGWGVMWRTGHHTRSKAVHRMHGLAKNERLLGWLYVGGIPADSKEGHRTSLDPERFLSTLD; this is encoded by the coding sequence GTGGGCGACCTCGCCGCGCGCGTCGCCGCGCGCCGCTCCTACTCGCGCGTCACGCCGGACGCTCCGACGCACGACGAGCTGCTGCCCCTCGTGGCCGCGGCCGGCCGGGTCGCCGACCACAGCGCCCTGCACCCGTGGCGGGTCATCGAGCTGCGCGGCGAGGCGCGGACGCGGCTGGGCGAGGCGTTCGTGAAGGATGCGCACGCCTCGGGACCCGAGGCTGAGAAGCTCGCGGCCAAGCCGCTCCGCTCCTCTCTCCTGCTCGCCATCGTCTCGGTGCGGACGAAGAGCGAGAAGGTGCCCGGCTGGGAGCAGGACGCGGTCGCCTCGGGCGTCGCGCACATCCTGAGCCTGCTGCTGCACGACGCCGGCTGGGGGGTCATGTGGCGCACCGGCCACCACACCCGTTCGAAGGCGGTGCACCGGATGCACGGACTCGCCAAGAACGAACGTCTGCTCGGGTGGCTCTACGTGGGCGGCATCCCCGCCGACAGCAAGGAGGGGCACCGCACGTCGCTCGACCCGGAACGGTTCCTCTCGACCCTCGACTGA
- a CDS encoding prevent-host-death protein, with translation MSSITHREMRNNSAEILRRVAAGESIQITNNGQIAAVISPPTGTILDELIAQGHARQGVSDLSAFLTVDRRRANITSAEIIEDARGRW, from the coding sequence ATGAGCTCCATCACCCACCGAGAGATGCGCAACAACAGCGCGGAGATCCTCCGCCGCGTGGCCGCGGGAGAATCGATCCAGATCACCAACAACGGCCAGATCGCCGCGGTCATCTCGCCGCCCACCGGGACGATCCTCGACGAACTGATCGCGCAGGGGCATGCTCGGCAGGGTGTCTCGGACCTGTCGGCCTTCCTCACGGTCGACCGACGCCGCGCAAATATCACGTCGGCGGAGATCATCGAGGATGCCCGGGGACGATGGTGA
- a CDS encoding peptide-methionine (R)-S-oxide reductase, translating to MVHNDGTAQEDYVVEKTEDEWREELSPEQYAVLRQAGTERPWTGELLDESRAGLYTCAACGAELFQSGTKFDSGCGWPSFYESVRPEAVQLLEDNSLGMVRTEVRCASCGSHLGHVFPDGFGTPTGDRYCMNSISLNFTPEA from the coding sequence ATGGTCCACAACGACGGCACGGCGCAGGAGGACTACGTGGTCGAGAAGACCGAGGACGAATGGCGTGAGGAGCTCAGCCCGGAGCAGTACGCGGTGCTCCGTCAGGCCGGCACCGAGCGTCCCTGGACCGGCGAGCTGCTCGACGAGAGCCGCGCCGGCCTCTACACCTGTGCGGCCTGCGGTGCGGAGCTGTTCCAGTCCGGCACCAAGTTCGACTCCGGATGCGGCTGGCCGAGCTTCTACGAGTCCGTGCGCCCGGAGGCGGTGCAGCTGCTCGAGGACAACAGCCTGGGCATGGTCCGCACGGAGGTCCGCTGCGCCAGTTGTGGCTCGCACCTGGGGCACGTCTTCCCCGACGGCTTCGGCACCCCGACCGGCGACCGCTACTGCATGAACTCGATCTCGCTGAACTTCACGCCGGAGGCCTGA
- the groEL gene encoding molecular chaperone GroEL (60 kDa chaperone family; promotes refolding of misfolded polypeptides especially under stressful conditions; forms two stacked rings of heptamers to form a barrel-shaped 14mer; ends can be capped by GroES; misfolded proteins enter the barrel where they are refolded when GroES binds; many bacteria have multiple copies of the groEL gene which are active under different environmental conditions; the B.japonicum protein in this cluster is expressed constitutively; in Rhodobacter, Corynebacterium and Rhizobium this protein is essential for growth) translates to MAKIIAFDEDARRGLERGLNTLADTVKVTLGPRGRNVVLEKKWGAPTITNDGVSIAKEIELDDPYEKIGAELVKEVAKKTDDVAGDGTTTATVLAQALVKEGLRNVAAGADPITLKRGIEKAVAAVTDELIASAKEVETKEEIAATASISAGDTTIGEIIAEAIDKVGKEGVVTVEESNTFGTELELTEGMRFDKGFLSQYFVTDQDRQEAVFEDPYILIANQKISNIKDLLPIVDKVIQANKPLLIIAEDVDGEALATLIVNKIRGIFKSVAVKAPGFGDRRKAMLQDIAILTGGQVISEEVGLKLENVTLDLLGQARKVVITKDETTIVEGAGDPEAIAGRVQQIRNEIESTDSDYDREKLQERLAKLAGGVAVIKAGAATEVELKERKHRIEDAVRNAKAAVEEGIVAGGGVALIQAGKTAFEKLSLEGDEATGANIVKVAIEAPLKQIAINAGLEAGVVVEKVRNLPVGHGLNAATGEYVDMLASGINDPVKVTRSALQNAASIAGLFLTTEAVVADKPEKNPAPVGDPGAGMDF, encoded by the coding sequence ATGGCAAAGATCATTGCTTTCGACGAGGACGCCCGCCGCGGCCTCGAGCGCGGCCTGAACACCCTGGCCGACACGGTCAAGGTGACGCTGGGCCCGCGTGGTCGCAACGTCGTCCTCGAGAAGAAGTGGGGCGCCCCGACGATCACGAACGACGGCGTCTCCATCGCGAAGGAGATCGAGCTCGACGACCCGTACGAGAAGATCGGCGCGGAGCTCGTCAAGGAGGTCGCGAAGAAGACCGACGACGTCGCCGGTGACGGCACCACCACCGCTACCGTGCTCGCCCAGGCGCTGGTCAAGGAGGGCCTGCGCAACGTCGCGGCCGGAGCGGACCCCATCACGCTGAAGCGCGGCATCGAGAAGGCCGTCGCGGCGGTCACCGACGAGCTCATCGCCTCCGCCAAGGAGGTCGAGACCAAGGAGGAGATCGCGGCCACCGCGTCCATCTCCGCCGGCGACACCACCATCGGCGAGATCATCGCCGAGGCGATCGACAAGGTCGGCAAGGAGGGCGTCGTCACCGTCGAGGAGTCGAACACCTTCGGCACCGAGCTCGAGCTGACCGAGGGCATGCGCTTCGACAAGGGCTTCCTGTCGCAGTACTTCGTCACCGACCAGGACCGCCAGGAGGCGGTGTTCGAGGACCCGTACATCCTCATCGCCAACCAGAAGATCAGCAACATCAAGGACCTTCTGCCGATCGTCGACAAGGTGATCCAGGCCAATAAGCCGCTCCTCATCATCGCTGAGGACGTCGACGGCGAGGCGCTGGCGACCCTGATCGTCAACAAGATCCGCGGCATCTTCAAGTCCGTCGCCGTCAAGGCTCCGGGCTTCGGCGACCGCCGCAAGGCCATGCTGCAGGACATCGCGATCCTGACCGGCGGCCAGGTCATCTCCGAGGAGGTCGGCCTCAAGCTCGAGAACGTCACCCTCGACCTGCTCGGCCAGGCCCGCAAGGTCGTCATCACCAAGGACGAGACCACGATCGTCGAGGGCGCGGGCGACCCCGAGGCCATCGCCGGCCGCGTGCAGCAGATCCGCAACGAGATCGAGTCGACCGACTCGGACTACGACCGCGAGAAGCTGCAGGAGCGCCTCGCCAAGCTCGCCGGCGGCGTCGCCGTCATCAAGGCGGGCGCGGCCACCGAGGTCGAGCTCAAGGAGCGCAAGCACCGCATCGAGGACGCCGTCCGCAACGCGAAGGCCGCCGTCGAGGAGGGCATCGTCGCCGGTGGTGGCGTGGCCCTCATCCAGGCCGGCAAGACCGCGTTCGAGAAGCTGTCGCTCGAGGGCGACGAGGCGACCGGCGCGAACATCGTCAAGGTCGCGATCGAGGCGCCGCTGAAGCAGATCGCGATCAACGCGGGCCTCGAGGCCGGCGTCGTGGTCGAGAAGGTCCGCAACCTCCCGGTGGGCCACGGCCTCAACGCCGCCACCGGCGAGTACGTCGACATGCTCGCCTCCGGCATCAACGACCCGGTGAAGGTCACCCGCTCGGCGCTGCAGAACGCCGCGTCCATCGCGGGCCTGTTCCTCACCACCGAGGCCGTCGTCGCCGACAAGCCCGAGAAGAACCCGGCTCCGGTCGGCGACCCGGGCGCGGGCATGGACTTCTAA
- a CDS encoding 3-hydroxybutyryl-CoA dehydrogenase (converts (S)-3-hydroxybutanoyl-CoA to 3-acetoacetyl-CoA) yields MSALPDRVAVIGGGRMGAGIAHAFLMAGAEVVVVERDASAAAEARDRILANVEGSVRRGAAAPDPERLLVTVTWEALNGAGFAIEAVPELVGLKREALRRAEDLLPVDAVLATNTSSLSIDVLAEGLERPGAFLGMHFFNPVPASTLVELVTGTATAPSAAEDAARWVGALGKTAITVRDSPGFASSRLGVLLGLEAIRMVEEGVATPDDIDTAMTLGYKHPVGPLRLTDMVGLDVRLDIAEYLARELGPRFEPPELLRRMVAEGMLGQKSGNGFYDWTDAAPPSRSTDPERR; encoded by the coding sequence ATGAGCGCGTTGCCGGACAGGGTCGCGGTGATCGGCGGCGGCCGGATGGGGGCGGGCATCGCCCACGCGTTCCTCATGGCCGGCGCCGAGGTGGTCGTGGTGGAGCGGGACGCGTCGGCCGCCGCCGAGGCCCGCGACCGCATCCTCGCGAACGTCGAGGGCAGCGTCCGTCGCGGTGCGGCCGCACCCGACCCCGAGCGGCTGCTCGTCACGGTCACCTGGGAGGCGCTGAACGGCGCCGGGTTCGCGATCGAGGCGGTGCCCGAGCTCGTCGGGCTCAAGCGTGAGGCGCTGCGCCGGGCGGAGGACCTGCTCCCCGTGGACGCGGTGCTCGCGACCAACACGTCGTCGCTGTCCATCGACGTGCTGGCCGAGGGGCTGGAGCGGCCGGGCGCGTTCCTCGGGATGCACTTCTTCAACCCGGTCCCCGCATCCACCCTGGTCGAGCTGGTCACCGGGACCGCCACCGCTCCCTCGGCGGCCGAGGACGCCGCCCGCTGGGTCGGGGCGCTCGGCAAGACGGCGATCACGGTCCGCGACTCCCCCGGCTTCGCGTCCTCGCGCCTCGGGGTGCTGCTCGGGCTGGAGGCGATCCGGATGGTCGAGGAGGGCGTCGCGACCCCGGACGACATCGATACGGCCATGACCCTCGGCTACAAGCACCCCGTCGGGCCGCTGCGGCTCACCGACATGGTGGGGCTGGATGTGCGGCTCGACATCGCCGAGTACCTCGCGCGCGAGCTCGGTCCGCGCTTCGAGCCTCCGGAGCTGCTGCGCCGGATGGTCGCCGAGGGGATGCTCGGGCAGAAGTCCGGGAACGGGTTCTACGACTGGACGGATGCTGCGCCGCCGAGCCGGTCTACCGATCCGGAGCGTCGATGA
- a CDS encoding branched-chain alpha-keto acid dehydrogenase subunit E2 produces the protein MSPRVFTLPDLGEGLTDAELVRWLVAVGDTVTIDQPIAEVETAKSVVEVPSPYAGTVAALHGDEGETILVGAPLIEVEEAAAAEAAPAAAAPAASGSGSGQVLVGYGTVEHGARRRRAARGSTITASRPAVAYPAAPPARGVVPVVSPVIRALARTHGIDLTTLRPSRPDGVITRHDVEAAFATAPTAPTAPDTTAPAHDPSPAAEGTDPRTGLAVAATTPFSRLRRTVAETMARSRSEIPEATVWVDVDATDLWEGRRRLARDGRAPSFLAFVSRFALAALARHPELAGRVTPDGQGITTFDGVNLGFAADTDRGLLVPVVCRADRLSVRELDAELDRLARAAREGTLPPADLTGSTFTINNYGSLGVDGSAAIINHPEVAILGLGRAIERPWVVDGAIVPRRILQLSLVFDHRVTDGGVAAGFLREVADAIESPLGVLADTPGPLGGRA, from the coding sequence ATGAGCCCCCGCGTGTTCACCCTCCCGGACCTCGGGGAGGGTCTGACCGACGCGGAACTGGTGCGCTGGCTGGTCGCCGTCGGCGACACGGTCACCATCGACCAGCCGATCGCGGAGGTCGAGACGGCGAAGTCGGTCGTCGAGGTGCCGTCGCCCTACGCCGGGACGGTCGCAGCGCTGCACGGGGACGAGGGGGAGACCATCCTCGTCGGGGCTCCGTTGATCGAGGTCGAGGAGGCGGCGGCCGCCGAGGCTGCGCCGGCCGCCGCCGCGCCGGCCGCGTCCGGCTCCGGCTCCGGACAGGTGCTGGTCGGCTACGGGACCGTGGAGCATGGCGCCCGCCGCCGCCGCGCCGCCCGCGGGTCGACGATCACCGCGTCGCGACCGGCCGTCGCATACCCTGCCGCGCCGCCCGCGCGCGGCGTCGTCCCCGTCGTCTCGCCGGTCATCCGCGCGCTCGCCCGCACCCACGGCATCGACCTGACCACCCTGCGCCCGAGCCGCCCGGACGGGGTGATCACGCGCCACGACGTGGAGGCCGCCTTCGCGACGGCGCCGACAGCGCCGACGGCACCGGACACGACGGCACCCGCACACGACCCCTCTCCCGCCGCAGAGGGCACCGACCCCCGCACCGGTCTGGCCGTCGCCGCGACCACCCCCTTCTCCCGCCTCCGCCGCACCGTCGCCGAGACGATGGCCCGCAGCCGGTCCGAGATCCCCGAGGCGACCGTCTGGGTCGACGTGGATGCGACCGACCTGTGGGAGGGACGCCGCCGCCTCGCGCGCGATGGGCGTGCACCGTCCTTCCTCGCCTTCGTCTCGCGCTTCGCCCTCGCGGCGCTCGCGCGGCATCCCGAACTCGCCGGCCGGGTGACCCCGGACGGACAGGGCATCACCACGTTCGACGGCGTCAACCTCGGCTTCGCCGCCGACACCGACCGCGGCCTGCTCGTGCCCGTCGTCTGTCGCGCAGACCGGCTGTCGGTCCGCGAACTCGACGCCGAGCTCGACCGACTCGCCCGCGCCGCGCGCGAGGGGACGCTTCCTCCGGCCGACCTCACCGGCTCGACGTTCACGATCAACAACTACGGCAGCCTCGGCGTCGACGGCAGCGCAGCGATCATCAACCACCCCGAGGTCGCCATCCTCGGCCTCGGCCGCGCCATCGAGCGTCCGTGGGTGGTCGACGGCGCGATCGTGCCGCGGCGCATCCTGCAGCTGTCGTTGGTGTTCGACCACCGGGTCACCGACGGCGGCGTCGCGGCGGGCTTCCTGCGCGAGGTCGCAGACGCGATCGAGTCGCCGCTCGGGGTCCTCGCCGACACGCCGGGACCGCTGGGCGGCCGGGCGTAG
- a CDS encoding transcriptional regulator, protein MDDIDVRILDALRADGRASITAVAESAHVSRANAYARVSRLVSDGVITGFTAKVDPRLSGRASSAYVTLRVEQADWHDLRDRLQGIPEVEHFALVGGDFDVILLVRARDNEDLRRVVLEELTSIPSVRDTKTSLVFEDHDLR, encoded by the coding sequence ATGGACGACATCGACGTACGGATCCTGGACGCTCTGCGCGCGGACGGCCGCGCCTCCATCACGGCGGTCGCGGAGTCGGCGCACGTCTCGCGGGCCAACGCGTACGCGCGGGTGTCGCGGCTCGTCTCCGACGGCGTCATCACCGGCTTCACCGCCAAGGTGGACCCGCGTCTCTCCGGCCGCGCCTCCTCCGCGTATGTGACCCTGCGGGTGGAGCAGGCGGACTGGCACGACCTGCGCGACCGGCTCCAGGGCATCCCCGAGGTGGAGCACTTCGCGCTGGTCGGCGGCGACTTCGACGTCATCCTGCTGGTACGCGCCCGCGACAACGAGGACCTGCGGCGGGTGGTACTCGAGGAGCTGACCAGCATCCCGTCGGTGCGCGACACGAAGACGTCGCTGGTGTTCGAGGATCACGACCTGCGATGA
- a CDS encoding enoyl-CoA hydratase has product MTEALRIEEASDRVVVTLDRPGRRNAIDQRMVDELHEVCAALEREPRILILTGAGGVFASGADIAELRERTAEDAELGINDTVFSRVASLPMPVIAALDGYALGGGAELAYAADLRIGTPRLRIGNPETGLGIIAAAGALWRLPQLVGLPLATELVLTGRILTGEEALAAGLVGSLHEPDDLLPAAHALADRIAANDPLATRLTKRVLRAPLADHPTVEREAQAQAFESPEKRRRMTEFLERRRTR; this is encoded by the coding sequence ATGACCGAGGCGCTGCGCATCGAGGAGGCGTCCGACCGGGTGGTCGTCACGCTCGACCGCCCGGGCCGCCGGAACGCGATCGACCAGCGGATGGTGGACGAGCTGCACGAGGTCTGCGCGGCGCTCGAGCGCGAGCCGCGCATCCTCATCCTGACCGGCGCGGGCGGTGTTTTCGCGTCCGGTGCCGACATCGCCGAGCTGCGCGAGCGGACCGCGGAGGACGCCGAGCTCGGCATCAACGACACGGTCTTCTCCCGGGTCGCATCCCTCCCGATGCCGGTCATCGCCGCGCTCGACGGCTACGCGCTGGGCGGCGGCGCCGAGCTGGCCTACGCGGCCGACCTGCGGATCGGCACCCCGCGCCTCCGCATCGGCAACCCCGAGACCGGGCTCGGCATCATCGCCGCCGCGGGCGCACTGTGGCGGCTGCCGCAGCTGGTCGGCCTCCCGCTCGCGACCGAGCTGGTGCTCACCGGTCGCATCCTGACGGGTGAGGAGGCGCTCGCCGCCGGACTCGTCGGCAGCCTCCACGAGCCGGACGACCTGCTGCCCGCCGCGCACGCGCTCGCCGACCGGATCGCCGCCAACGACCCGCTGGCCACGCGCCTGACCAAGCGGGTGCTGCGGGCACCGCTCGCCGACCATCCCACCGTCGAGCGGGAGGCGCAGGCGCAGGCGTTCGAGTCGCCCGAGAAGCGGCGGCGGATGACGGAGTTCCTGGAGCGGAGGAGGACGCGATGA
- a CDS encoding dolichol-phosphate mannosyltransferase, whose translation MRTLVVMPTFNERQNLEPLAARLRTAVPEAELLVVDDSSPDGTGELADALAAADPAIHVLHRATKDGLGAAYRAGMNWALDHGYEVIVEMDADGSHRPEELPRLLAAIADADVVLGSRWVPGGGTVDWPLRRRILSQGGSLYARVALGVPAQDVTGGYRAFRAEALRRIHYEGVVSRGYCFQIDMLRRSYREGLRVTEVPITFQERTYGTSKMSGAIVAEAIARVTLWGIAGLPRRIAGRRAHSTTRSTAGSGSR comes from the coding sequence GTGCGCACTCTCGTGGTCATGCCGACATTCAACGAGCGGCAGAACCTCGAACCCCTGGCGGCCCGCCTCCGCACCGCCGTCCCCGAGGCCGAGCTGCTGGTGGTCGACGACTCGTCCCCCGACGGCACGGGCGAGCTGGCGGATGCTCTCGCGGCCGCCGATCCGGCCATCCACGTGCTGCACCGCGCGACCAAGGACGGACTCGGGGCGGCCTATCGCGCCGGGATGAACTGGGCCCTCGATCACGGCTACGAAGTCATCGTCGAGATGGATGCGGACGGGTCGCACCGGCCGGAGGAGCTCCCTCGCCTCCTCGCCGCGATCGCCGACGCCGACGTCGTGCTCGGCTCGCGCTGGGTGCCCGGCGGGGGCACGGTCGACTGGCCGCTGCGGCGCCGCATCCTCTCGCAGGGCGGCAGCCTGTACGCACGCGTCGCGCTCGGAGTCCCGGCCCAGGATGTGACCGGCGGCTACCGCGCGTTCCGCGCCGAGGCGCTGCGCCGCATCCACTACGAGGGCGTCGTCAGCCGCGGCTACTGCTTCCAGATCGACATGCTGCGTCGGTCGTACCGCGAAGGGCTGCGGGTGACGGAGGTGCCCATCACGTTCCAGGAGCGCACGTACGGCACCTCGAAGATGAGCGGTGCGATCGTCGCGGAGGCGATCGCGCGCGTGACGCTGTGGGGCATCGCGGGGCTGCCGCGGCGGATCGCGGGCCGGCGCGCACATTCGACGACGCGGTCCACGGCGGGGAGCGGGTCGCGATGA
- a CDS encoding beta-ketoadipyl CoA thiolase (catalyzes the thiolytic cleavage of beta-ketoadipyl-CoA to succinate and acetyl-CoA) produces the protein MAEAYLVGGVRTPVGRYGGALAAVRPDDLAALVVAEAVRRGGAPADALDEVILGAANQAGEDNRNVARMAVLLAGLPDEVPAMTVNRLCASGLTAVIQAAQAIRAGDADLVVAGGVESMTRAPWVQGKPDRPWAKPGPQYDTSIGWRFTNPRLVARDKATYTMPETAEEVARIDGIGREEADAFALESHRRAAAAADAGRFDDELLAVQTPAGPVTADEGIRRDSSMEALARLKPVVAGGSVVTAGNASPLNDGASAILVASGEAVERHGLTPRARIVTAASAGVAPEVMGLGPVPATRKALARAGLDVADLEAVELNEAFASQALACTRRLGLDPDTVNADGGAIALGHALGSSGARILVTLLGRMEREGARRGLATMCVGVGQGTSLIVEAV, from the coding sequence ATGGCGGAGGCCTACCTCGTCGGCGGCGTGCGCACGCCGGTCGGCCGCTACGGCGGCGCGCTGGCGGCGGTGCGCCCGGACGACCTCGCTGCGCTCGTCGTCGCCGAGGCCGTGCGGCGAGGAGGCGCCCCGGCGGACGCGCTCGACGAGGTGATCCTCGGGGCCGCGAATCAGGCCGGCGAGGACAACCGCAACGTCGCGCGGATGGCCGTCCTCCTCGCCGGGCTGCCGGATGAGGTGCCCGCGATGACCGTCAACCGGCTGTGCGCGTCCGGGCTGACCGCGGTGATCCAGGCGGCCCAGGCCATCCGTGCCGGGGATGCGGACCTCGTGGTCGCGGGCGGCGTCGAGTCGATGACGCGGGCGCCGTGGGTCCAGGGGAAGCCGGACCGCCCCTGGGCGAAGCCCGGCCCGCAGTACGACACGTCGATCGGCTGGCGGTTCACGAATCCGCGCCTGGTCGCCCGCGACAAGGCGACCTACACGATGCCCGAGACAGCGGAGGAGGTCGCCCGCATCGACGGCATCGGGCGCGAGGAGGCCGACGCGTTCGCGCTCGAGAGCCACCGGCGCGCGGCGGCAGCGGCGGATGCCGGGCGCTTCGACGACGAGCTGCTGGCGGTGCAGACGCCGGCCGGCCCGGTCACCGCCGACGAGGGCATCCGGCGCGACAGCAGCATGGAGGCGCTGGCGCGGCTGAAGCCGGTCGTCGCAGGCGGCAGCGTGGTCACCGCCGGCAACGCGTCCCCGCTCAACGACGGCGCCTCCGCGATCCTGGTGGCGAGCGGTGAGGCGGTCGAGCGACACGGGCTGACCCCGCGAGCGCGGATCGTTACTGCGGCGAGCGCGGGTGTCGCGCCCGAGGTGATGGGCCTCGGTCCGGTTCCCGCCACGCGTAAAGCGCTCGCCCGCGCCGGCCTCGACGTGGCCGACCTGGAGGCGGTCGAGCTCAACGAGGCCTTCGCCAGCCAAGCGCTCGCGTGCACCCGGCGTCTGGGCCTGGACCCCGACACGGTCAACGCCGACGGAGGCGCGATCGCGCTGGGCCACGCGCTCGGGTCGAGCGGGGCGCGCATCCTCGTCACCCTGCTCGGCCGCATGGAGCGGGAAGGCGCCCGGCGCGGCTTGGCGACGATGTGCGTCGGCGTAGGCCAGGGGACCTCGTTGATCGTGGAGGCGGTATGA
- a CDS encoding cold-shock protein — translation MANGTVKWFNAEKGYGFITVDGGGQDVFVHYSAIDMNGYKVLEEGQQVVFEVGSGQKGPQAESVRLA, via the coding sequence ATGGCGAACGGGACCGTGAAGTGGTTCAACGCTGAGAAGGGCTACGGCTTCATCACCGTGGACGGTGGGGGACAGGACGTTTTCGTCCATTACTCCGCGATCGACATGAACGGATACAAGGTTCTCGAAGAGGGCCAGCAGGTCGTGTTCGAGGTCGGCTCCGGGCAAAAGGGCCCGCAGGCCGAGTCGGTGCGCCTGGCCTGA
- a CDS encoding pilus assembly protein produces the protein MVTVAYVDTSAAMKLVLQEAESDALASELVNSDRRLASSWLLHTEMHCAAGRRPDVVDLDTITTVLRRITLVDLTRGDLLAAGGHPPLRSNDAVHLATALRIGADEMVTYDDELARAAERFGLVVVAPA, from the coding sequence ATGGTGACGGTCGCATACGTCGACACCTCCGCGGCCATGAAGCTGGTCCTCCAAGAAGCGGAATCCGACGCGCTCGCGTCCGAACTGGTCAACAGCGACCGGCGACTCGCGTCGTCCTGGCTGCTTCACACGGAGATGCACTGCGCGGCCGGTCGGCGGCCCGATGTCGTGGATCTCGACACGATCACGACCGTTCTCCGAAGGATAACCCTCGTCGATCTCACACGAGGCGATCTCCTGGCCGCGGGAGGCCATCCACCGCTGCGTTCCAACGATGCCGTCCACCTGGCGACTGCATTGCGGATCGGCGCCGACGAAATGGTCACGTACGACGACGAGCTCGCTCGGGCCGCCGAGAGGTTCGGCCTGGTCGTCGTCGCTCCCGCCTGA